A stretch of Telopea speciosissima isolate NSW1024214 ecotype Mountain lineage chromosome 11, Tspe_v1, whole genome shotgun sequence DNA encodes these proteins:
- the LOC122645889 gene encoding vacuolar-sorting protein BRO1 has protein sequence MAAPASSSAVTSLMLAIHEKKTNSVEIYRPLRQFIALNYSEREAQNLEDDLQSVKHMRSDLERSADSPDVRRDLLQKYFKALSVMESRFPISPDKEHINTITFTWFDAFKNKNKASQQNIHLEKAAVLFNLGAVHSQIALSADRSTASGRIQASHSFMASAGAFAFLRDNASMKASIGQSTLDISAECAGMLERLMLAQAQECIFEKVVTEGKSPGLCAKISRQVGIYYEEAFAALNVAPLNQHFDRAWISHVQLKVAHFYAEACYRYGLELHEKEEIGEEIARLKTGISALADAKKSTKGVAAQLIDTVNRLEADMNRNLERAMKENDRVYLMRVPGANTLSPLPVASLVKSTPMTDVLDASKEKLFASLVPDSSAKALSRYTEMVDDIIRTQAEKLQQGSEIARVRLKEMDLPESILALEGNFTLPMDLKEDVEAVQISGGPSGLEAELQQLRDLRRVNHELLVQTEEMLQKEAGEDAQFRSQFGTRWTRPQSSTLTKNLQDRLNRFAGNLKQAAESDSRIERTVRDHSALMSILDRRPIESALPTLARPIMSLDATEDAIVGSLKQSLRQLETLGAQRAGLEDMLKEMKRKDEILPKLMTSTGSYEDLFRKEIAKYDHICEEIAQNIEAQEQLLMQIQAQNDDFAAVFNLEDYKASRENCYKQISAAIAKYREIKENINEGLKFYVTLQDAITNVKQQCSDFVMTRNIQCREMSEDVQRQMAGLNFRDRGASGYNSNYRSVGQPHQTQRTASPQQPDPQGSPHPSRPQTPYYRPEEQPPVAGYGQTHLPYSSPQQQLPPGPPPPYHVPTAGSPYPPQPQQRPAEYGQPAYPGWRGPYYNAQSQHPGSHPPPPYTIPPSTYPPHQSGYYKHQ, from the exons ATGGCCGCACCGGCGTCATCGTCAGCGGTCACGAGCCTGATGCTGGCGATCCACGAGAAGAAAACCAACTCTGTTGAGATCTATCGTCCCCTCCGTCAATTCATCGCACTCAACTACTCGGAACGCGAAGCTCAGAACCTCGAAGATGACCTCCAATCTGTGAAGCATATGAGGTCTGACCTCGAACGCTCCGCCGACTCTCCCGACGTTCGCCGTGACCTCCTTCAGAAATACTTCAAGGCTTTATCCGTTATGGAGTCTCGTTTCCCAATTTCTCCCGATAAAGAACACATCAATACCATCACTTTCACCTGGTTTGATgccttcaagaataaaaacaagGCATCGCAGCAGAACATCCATTTGGAGAAGGCAGCTGTGCTTTTTAATCTTGGTGCTGTCCACAGCCAAATCGCTCTTTCTGCTGATCGATCTACTGCCAGTGGTCGTATCCAGGCTTCTCACTCCTTTATGGCATCGGCTGGGGCGTTTGCATTCCTCAGGGATAACGCGTCAATGAAAGCTTCGATTGGGCAGTCGACCCTAGATATCTCTGCTGAGTGCGCTGGAATGCTTGAGAGGCTCATGCTTGCTCAAGCCCAGGAGTGCATCTTTGAAAAGGTTGTCACGGAAGGCAAATCACCTGGTCTTTGCGCCAAGATTTCCAGGCAG GTTGGAATATACTACGAGGAAGCTTTTGCAGCTTTAAATGTTGCTCCTTTGAACCAGCATTTCGACCGTGCTTGGATATCACATGTACAGCTGAAGGTTGCTCACTTCTATGCGGAAGCTTGCTATCGGTATGGTTTGGAATTGCATGAGAAAGAAGAGATTGGTGAGGAAATTGCACGGTTAAAGACTGGGATTAGTGCATTGGCTGATGCCAAGAAATCTACTAAAGGAGTTGCAGCACAACTTATAGACACAGTTAATCGGTTAGAGGCCGATATGAATCGCAATCTTGAGAGGGCTATGAAGGAAAATGATCGAGTTTATCTAATGAGGGTTCCTGGAGCTAATACTTTATCGCCTCTTCCAGTTGCTTCGCTGGTCAAGTCCACACCAATGACTGATGTCTTGGATGCGAGCAAAGAAAAGTTGTTTGCAAGTCTTGTTCCTGACAGCAGTGCAAAGGCCCTATCAAGGTATACTGAAATGGTTGATGACATCATTCGGACTCAAGCTGAGAAATTGCAACAAGGGAGTGAAATAGCCAGAGTGAGGCTGAAGGAAATGGACTTGCCTGAATCCATTCTTGCATTGGAAGGGAATTTTACTCTACCAATGGATCTTAAAGAAGATGTTGAGGCAGTTCAGATCAGTGGGGGACCATCTGGTTTGGAAGCTGAGTTGCAACAACTTAGGGATTTGAGAAGGGTGAACCATGAATTGCTGGTCCAGACTGAAGAGATGTTGCAGAAGGAAGCAGGGGAAGATGCTCAATTTCGGAGTCAGTTTGGGACACGATGGACTCGACCTCAGTCCAGCACTCTAACAAAAAACTTGCAGGACCGCCTGAACAGATTTGCTGGAAACCTTAAGCAAGCTGCAGAAAGTGATTCGCGGATTGAACGTACAGTGAGGGATCATTCAGCCCTTATGTCAATCCTTGACCGACGGCCG ATAGAATCTGCCCTTCCGACTCTGGCGAGGCCAATAATGTCTTTGGATGCCACTGAAGACGCCATTGTGGGATCCCTGAAGCAGAGCTTG AGGCAATTGGAGACTCTAGGTGCACAAAGGGCTGGTCTTGAAGACATGCTTAAAGAGATGAAAAGGAAG GATGAGATCCTGCCCAAATTGATGACATCTACTGGCTCATATGAGGACCTTTTCAGGAAGGAGATAGCAAAATATGATCATATTTGTGAGGAAATTGCTCAGAATATTGAGGCACAAGAACAATTATTGATGCAGATCCAG GCTCAAAATGATgattttgctgctgtttttaATCTTGAAGACTACAAAG CATCTCGTGAGAATTGCTATAAACAGATTTCAGCTGCCATAGCAAAGTACCGAGAAATCAAGGAGAACATTAATGAGGGACTGAAGTTCTATGTCACTCTTCAG GATGCTATCACCAATGTAAAGCAGCAGTGCAGTGACTTTGTGATGACAAGAAACATCCAATGCCGAGAAATGAGTGAAGATGTGCAGAGGCAAATGGCAGGTCTCAACTTCCGGGACAGGGGTGCCAGTGGGTATAACAGTAACTACCGTTCAGTTGGGCAACCACACCAAACTCAGAGAACTGCTTCTCCACAGCAGCCAGATCCTCAGGGCTCGCCACATCCTTCCCGTCCCCAGACCCCTTACTACCGGCCAGAAGAGCAGCCTCCAGTAGCTGGATATGGTCAGACGCATCTGCCATATTCCTCTCCGCAGCAGCAACTGCCACCAGGCCCACCACCACCTTACCATGTTCCAACTGCCGGTAGTCCTTACCCTCCCCAGCCTCAGCAACGGCCGGCTGAGTATGGGCAACCTGCTTATCCTGGTTGGCGAGGCCCATACTACAACGCCCAATCACAGCATCCTGGGTCACATCCTCCACCTCCTTATACCATTCCACCTAGTACTTATCCTCCTCATCAAAGTGGCTACTACAAGCACCAATAG